The bacterium genomic interval AACCGTGGTTGACGGTTCATCCAGACAGTGCCGATTCGAACAGCAGTTCCATTGAGCAGCCAGTTCTATTGCCGAATGAGTACTCTCTATCGGCCTATCCCAATCCGTTTAATGCAACCACAACATTGAGCATACAGGTTTCAAGACCAGGTGTATATGACCTGATTCTGTACGACGTAACGGGGCGGGAGACTGCGAAGTTGTTCAATGGAAGAATTGTCGCAGCGCATGACGTGCAGATAAACGCCGACAAGTTTGCGACAGGAATCTATTTTGCGCGGTTGGTCGGTGAGGAAAGAGAACTTGCCGTGGTGAAACTGGTGCTCCTGAAATAGTTGCTGATTACATGCTAAATAGAAAAGCCCCGCGAGAAAATCGCGGGGCTTTTGACACTTAGGTTCCGGCGGGGCGATATTCCACCGCTCGGCGAACAACTACTTCGTCAGTTTGTCGGGGTTCATGGCAAGGAAGGCCTCGTGAACGAAGATACCGTCCTTGCGGATGAGCACGCCGTCAATCCAGATTTCTCCGCCGCCGTATTCGGGACGCTGGATGCAAACCAAGTCCCAGTGAATCTGGCTGCGGTTGCCGTTGTCGGCTTCGAATTCGTAGGCTTGTCCGGGAGTGAAGTGGAACGAGCCGGCAATCTTCTCATCGAACAGAATATCATCCATCGGGTTCAGCACGTAGGGATGAAATCCGAGCGCGAATTCGCCGACGTAACGCGCGCCTTCGTCGGTGTCAAAGATTTCGTTGATGCGCTTGGTGTCGTTGGCGGTCGCATTGACAATTTTGCCGTCCTTGAACTCGAGCACGACGTTCTCAAACGTGAAGCCGCGATAGGTCGAAGGCGAGTTGTAGCTGATCTTGCCGTTGACCGACGTGCGGACCGGTGCGGAGAAGATTTCCAGATCGGGAATGTTGAACTCGCCGCCGCACGGTTTCCACGGAATGCCCTTGATGGAGAATTGCAGGTCTGTGCCCGGTCCCTTGATATGCACCTTGTCGGACTTCTCGAGGAAGTGTTTCGCGGGAATCATAGCCTCGTTGGCCTTCTTCCAATCCACGTCACAGCAAACTCGATAGAAGAAATCTTCAAAGGCTTCATGGCTCATCTTGGCCATCTGTGCCATTTGCGGCGACGGATACTTGAGAATCACCCAGCGTGTGTTTTCCACGCGCTGTTTGAGATGCACGGGTTTCAGCCAGTGTTTTTCGTAGAGTGACATTTTGTCACCGGGAACATCGGAGAGTTCCTTGGCGTTGTAAACTCCGCGCACGGCAATGTAGCAATCCATCTGCTTCATGCGGTAGAGCTCACTGTCGGCAATCAATTTGATGCGCTCTTCGGTGGCATTGTGGAACAACGTCCGGATAACGGCCTGCTGCTTGAATTCGAGCACGGGCAGACCTCCGGCGTCGCAGACTTCCTGGAGCAAAGTGGAAATGAATTTATGCGGCGTATCAAAGCACTCAATCAGGACTTTGTCGCCGGGTTTGACTTTTGTGGAGTGTTTGACCAACACTTCCGCGAGTTTCTTGTGACGAGGATCGTACATGATAGCCTTTCAAAGTTTCGTCTGATAGTCCCCAGAGCATTGTGAATAAGGTAACAAAACCCGTGCTGATATTCAACCGAAGTAAGTGCGACCAGTGTTACATAGTGGCCACTTCGAGAGGCATATGTCGGGTACTTGGCTTGCGAACGTCCGCAAAAAAGCGTATCTTTCTGGGCTTTTTACACGGACAAGATACACAGAACTATGAACTTAGAGAATTCCAGCGGGCTTGCACACCCGGGACACGCGCAGAATTTGGCCTGGTGGGATGAGGTCACTCCGGTGCATGTCCGGAGCGAATTTTATGATGTAACAGGTTTCCTCGAGGGAAAACCGGCTCTTGACCGATTGGAGCGGGACTGGCTCGGGGATGTTGCAGGGATGCGGGTTTTGCATTTGCAGTGTCATTTCGGCAAATCCACCATTGAGATTGCCCGGGCCGGAGCTGCGGAAGTGGTGGGAGTGGATTTCTCCGGTGTTGCAGTGGACTCGGCACGGGAGCTGGCGAACCAGACGGGAGTTGCTGACCGAGTGCGGTTCGTACAGTGCGACGTCTTG includes:
- a CDS encoding aminopeptidase; protein product: MYDPRHKKLAEVLVKHSTKVKPGDKVLIECFDTPHKFISTLLQEVCDAGGLPVLEFKQQAVIRTLFHNATEERIKLIADSELYRMKQMDCYIAVRGVYNAKELSDVPGDKMSLYEKHWLKPVHLKQRVENTRWVILKYPSPQMAQMAKMSHEAFEDFFYRVCCDVDWKKANEAMIPAKHFLEKSDKVHIKGPGTDLQFSIKGIPWKPCGGEFNIPDLEIFSAPVRTSVNGKISYNSPSTYRGFTFENVVLEFKDGKIVNATANDTKRINEIFDTDEGARYVGEFALGFHPYVLNPMDDILFDEKIAGSFHFTPGQAYEFEADNGNRSQIHWDLVCIQRPEYGGGEIWIDGVLIRKDGIFVHEAFLAMNPDKLTK